The bacterium genome has a segment encoding these proteins:
- a CDS encoding TlpA family protein disulfide reductase, whose translation MSMGVAALLGWLILASCSPPSQQKSASRLAVPEYFPPEVLNRYAVLMDSAMDAAAAERWNEAIKALEAQVELVPNSVWPSFYLACLRNRSGDVDAGMGDLTRAVENGWDDPDRLESVSDLELLRRDARFPSLVAQARARRTTEEETFAAGLPVYRKPPYAFADSASLARWVDEQRDLMRSHEQIWSVGQALSARMDFEARRLAAASALHRGRTGFDEGIERLRALAAMHTIFDVWGPFADGVQREVERYLATNPGTEGRSEAEYHAGVAAYCRSRVRDPADPGWAEQAAGARKRFGSVAPGSHLEGSAQAWLLALDLKKTGEYAHRLLPQVREFARAYRDDPAAMEIASTFFQDRILAAIWPVPLDAADLDGRPVSVDQFHGRVLLVDFWATWCGPCVAELPAIRDLYAKYHARGLDVLSISLDYSDRMPAEKLREWTESHEMPWRQVYDGQAWKGPVAQAFMVKGIPYAVLVGPDGSLAASGNECRGERLAAIVAKLLPEK comes from the coding sequence TTGTCGATGGGCGTGGCGGCTCTCCTCGGTTGGCTGATCCTGGCATCCTGCTCGCCCCCAAGCCAGCAGAAGAGCGCGTCTCGTCTCGCCGTTCCGGAATACTTCCCGCCCGAGGTCCTGAATCGCTACGCTGTCCTGATGGACTCGGCGATGGACGCGGCGGCGGCAGAGCGATGGAACGAAGCGATCAAGGCCCTGGAGGCCCAGGTCGAGCTCGTCCCGAACTCCGTCTGGCCGTCCTTCTATCTCGCTTGCTTGCGAAACCGATCAGGGGATGTGGACGCGGGGATGGGCGACCTGACCAGGGCGGTCGAGAACGGGTGGGACGATCCCGACCGCCTGGAATCCGTGAGCGACCTGGAGCTGCTGCGGCGCGATGCGAGGTTCCCGTCCCTGGTCGCGCAGGCTCGGGCTAGGCGGACGACCGAGGAGGAAACCTTCGCCGCGGGATTGCCGGTCTATCGGAAACCCCCGTACGCGTTCGCCGACTCGGCGTCGCTTGCGCGCTGGGTCGATGAGCAGCGGGATCTGATGCGGAGCCACGAACAGATCTGGTCGGTGGGCCAGGCGCTGTCTGCACGGATGGACTTCGAGGCCCGGCGTCTCGCCGCGGCGAGCGCCCTCCATCGGGGGCGGACGGGGTTCGACGAGGGGATCGAGCGGTTGCGGGCCTTGGCCGCGATGCACACGATCTTCGACGTCTGGGGCCCGTTCGCGGACGGCGTGCAGCGTGAAGTCGAGCGGTACCTGGCGACCAACCCTGGCACCGAGGGACGGAGCGAAGCGGAGTACCACGCCGGGGTCGCCGCCTATTGCCGTTCCCGGGTGCGCGATCCGGCCGATCCCGGGTGGGCGGAGCAAGCGGCAGGCGCGCGGAAGCGTTTCGGCAGTGTGGCACCGGGCTCGCACCTGGAAGGGTCGGCGCAAGCATGGCTCCTTGCGCTCGATCTCAAAAAAACAGGCGAGTACGCGCACCGGCTTCTCCCTCAGGTGCGCGAGTTCGCACGCGCATATCGCGATGACCCGGCGGCGATGGAGATCGCATCCACCTTCTTTCAGGATCGGATCCTTGCCGCGATCTGGCCCGTTCCGCTCGACGCGGCGGACCTCGATGGCCGTCCTGTCTCGGTGGATCAATTCCATGGACGCGTCCTCTTGGTCGACTTCTGGGCCACCTGGTGCGGGCCCTGCGTGGCCGAATTGCCCGCGATCCGAGACCTCTATGCGAAGTACCACGCGCGGGGTCTGGACGTGTTGTCGATCTCGCTGGACTATTCCGACCGAATGCCGGCGGAGAAGCTCCGCGAGTGGACGGAATCGCATGAGATGCCCTGGCGGCAGGTTTACGACGGGCAGGCGTGGAAGGGGCCGGTCGCTCAGGCGTTCATGGTGAAAGGAATCCCGTACGCGGTCCTGGTCGGCCCGGACGGTTCGCTCGCTGCGAGCGGCAATGAGTGCAGGGGAGAGCGCCTCGCCGCGATCGTCGCGAAGCTCCTGCCGGAGAAGTAG
- a CDS encoding DUF3179 domain-containing protein, translating into MLPDRRRSFLFAFAFLLGALALIWQLRQRQGYEAQQRRGDGKHLASYGFPLTPLRIDAADIVPAGVPRDGLAALEFPARLDSAGLAALNARGRSAFLLGSDRVIGVERAGQALAYPLSILDWHEVVNDSLGGAPLLVTWNPLCGAACVYDPGARRFGVSGLFYASNLLLYDRAGLADARPAGGAAGAESLWSQLTGRALAGPAAARGDSLARLPFALTRWDDWRARHPQTRVIAPDPDGLARKYRRKPYTSYLGSDRLQYPVRRLPDTAAPGALRLKEPVLSVWVDEARRLYPLSLLAARAGAPGVWADSLGGRALAFRVWPGDPAVATVRAEGGAPLLSAVGFWFAWYAQEPAAVALLAR; encoded by the coding sequence ATGCTGCCGGACCGCCGCCGCTCCTTCCTCTTCGCCTTCGCCTTCCTGCTCGGCGCCCTCGCCCTCATCTGGCAGCTGCGGCAACGGCAGGGCTACGAGGCGCAGCAGCGCCGCGGCGACGGCAAGCACCTGGCGAGCTATGGGTTCCCGCTCACGCCCCTGCGCATCGACGCGGCCGACATCGTCCCCGCGGGCGTCCCGCGCGACGGCCTCGCCGCCCTCGAGTTCCCGGCGCGCCTGGACAGCGCGGGCCTCGCGGCGCTGAATGCCCGCGGTCGCTCGGCCTTCCTGCTCGGGAGCGATCGGGTGATCGGCGTCGAGCGCGCGGGGCAGGCCCTCGCCTACCCGCTGTCCATCCTCGATTGGCACGAGGTGGTGAACGACTCGCTGGGCGGCGCGCCGCTGCTCGTCACCTGGAATCCGCTCTGTGGCGCCGCCTGCGTCTACGATCCGGGCGCGCGGCGCTTCGGTGTCAGCGGGCTCTTCTACGCCTCGAACCTGCTGCTCTACGATCGCGCTGGCCTCGCTGACGCGCGGCCAGCCGGTGGGGCTGCGGGGGCGGAGAGCCTCTGGAGCCAGCTCACCGGACGCGCGCTGGCCGGGCCGGCCGCTGCGCGCGGCGACAGCCTCGCGCGCCTGCCCTTCGCCCTGACCCGCTGGGACGACTGGCGCGCTCGCCACCCGCAGACGCGGGTGATCGCCCCCGATCCCGACGGCCTGGCCCGCAAGTACCGCCGCAAACCCTACACGAGCTACCTCGGCTCGGATCGCCTCCAGTACCCCGTGCGCCGCCTGCCGGACACGGCGGCGCCGGGCGCGCTGCGCCTGAAGGAGCCCGTGCTCTCGGTGTGGGTAGACGAGGCGCGGCGGCTCTACCCGCTCTCCCTGCTCGCGGCGCGCGCCGGCGCGCCGGGCGTCTGGGCGGACTCGCTCGGCGGGCGCGCGCTCGCCTTCCGCGTCTGGCCCGGCGATCCCGCCGTGGCGACCGTGCGCGCCGAGGGCGGCGCACCGCTCCTCAGCGCGGTGGGCTTCTGGTTCGCCTGGTATGCCCAGGAGCCGGCGGCGGTCGCGCTGCTCGCGCGCTAG
- the cyoE gene encoding protoheme IX farnesyltransferase gives MRERLGLYAVLTKLRLSSLVLMTTATAYLLARRGPLDGWELAATLSGTLLCAFSAAALNQFWERERDARMERTRTRPLPSGRLSPREARLAGLGMLGSGQAILVLGTNLLTAALALATVLLYLLVYTPLKPRSSLNTLVGAVCGALPPVLGWTAAAGRLELGAWLFGLLLFLWQVPHFLALAWLYREDYARGGFRMLPAVDPGGQLTGALSALYSLALLPLGVAFALAGLAGPTFAGGFALLWLLLFAASLRLWRRLDRASARRLFFASVIVLPLALALLLVDRVPRAGAPASSGPYAAETALPHARLR, from the coding sequence ATGCGCGAGCGTCTCGGCCTCTACGCCGTGCTCACGAAGCTGCGGCTGTCCAGCCTGGTGCTGATGACGACGGCCACCGCCTACCTGCTCGCCCGCCGCGGTCCGCTCGACGGGTGGGAGCTGGCGGCAACGCTCAGCGGCACGCTGCTCTGCGCCTTCAGCGCTGCCGCCCTCAACCAGTTCTGGGAGCGCGAGCGCGACGCCCGCATGGAGCGCACGAGAACACGCCCCCTGCCCAGCGGGCGCCTGTCCCCGCGCGAGGCCCGGCTCGCCGGTCTCGGCATGCTCGGCAGCGGCCAGGCTATCCTGGTCCTGGGGACGAATCTGCTCACGGCGGCCCTCGCCCTGGCCACGGTGCTGCTCTACCTGCTCGTCTACACGCCGCTCAAGCCGCGCAGCAGCCTGAACACCCTCGTCGGCGCCGTCTGCGGCGCCCTGCCGCCCGTGCTCGGCTGGACGGCTGCGGCCGGCCGCCTCGAGCTCGGCGCCTGGCTCTTCGGCCTGCTGCTCTTCCTGTGGCAGGTGCCGCACTTCCTCGCTCTCGCCTGGCTCTACCGCGAGGACTATGCACGCGGCGGCTTTCGCATGTTGCCGGCCGTCGATCCGGGCGGGCAGCTCACGGGGGCGCTGAGCGCCCTGTACAGCCTCGCCCTGCTGCCGCTGGGTGTCGCCTTCGCGCTGGCCGGCCTCGCCGGCCCGACCTTCGCGGGCGGCTTCGCGCTGCTCTGGCTCCTGCTCTTCGCAGCCAGTCTGCGGCTCTGGCGTCGCCTGGATCGCGCGAGCGCGCGGCGCCTCTTCTTCGCGAGCGTCATCGTCCTGCCGCTCGCTCTCGCCCTCCTGCTCGTGGACAGGGTGCCGCGCGCGGGCGCCCCCGCCTCGTCCGGCCCTTATGCCGCCGAGACGGCCCTCCCCCACGCGCGCTTGCGCTGA
- a CDS encoding T9SS type A sorting domain-containing protein: MRSAPSRSSATGCSASRPPSAWRPWPTARVAARPPRAGNPNEGMGMMRQPAAIGFLIYLAMASTAWAATIQVPAEQPTIQAGLDAALGGDTVLVASGVYSGPGNWDLDFRGQPLVLRSATGNPADCIIDCADAKPHIGVYFHSGEDSSTVLDGFTIQHGMATHEVDFPPSPAGGGIFCSLSRPLLKNLILRLNSAPSHGMGAGFASDGYVFSAGPILRDCVIEKNSPGGVFVYGTARFERCRIQWDIGGGIHLFWGKADFIDCIIAGDAVYPVGGGEGIAFRNCAIAAPFDSHHGATVSFFDCTLIGHRLHFSENSLAFYRCTISDCPDGAVDTYYGFSLTAEDCLFVNNQTSTTGGAIRLGPWDLATIRRTRFVNNSAAGRGGAVDIGGADSAQFIDCEFLGNTAGGGEGGGAIASRSDSGPQLTGCTLVGNSALGGAPGGAISFINWETAPRLSDCLIAGNTSEGAGGALYLAGDANGAPALRIQGSTLAANRAGTVGGAIATDPALSLATLQCDSTLIWQNCAGTAGDQLFLGSTGVAAGFACSVVDSSGVSGGTVSYGPGTGFADPRFCLAPDCEEAPFTETEGFALEAGSYCLPAHNPCGVQIGALGQGCTLTALPGDAAPGPARLAQNYPNPFNASTRLDFTLAAPGPVTLSIFDAAGRERAVLLAGASLGAGPHRLDWDGRDREGRSLPSGVYLCRLCTADGTLSRKLVLVE, from the coding sequence ATGCGCTCAGCGCCGTCGCGTTCGTCGGCTACGGGGTGCTCAGCTTCCCGACCGCCGAGCGCCTGGAGGCCCTGGCCGACCGCTAGGGTCGCAGCGCGCCCACCGCGCGCGGGGAATCCGAACGAGGGGATGGGGATGATGCGTCAGCCTGCAGCGATTGGGTTCCTGATCTACCTGGCGATGGCCTCGACAGCTTGGGCGGCGACGATCCAGGTGCCAGCCGAGCAGCCGACCATCCAGGCCGGCCTCGACGCCGCGCTCGGCGGCGACACCGTGCTCGTCGCGAGCGGCGTCTACAGCGGCCCCGGCAACTGGGACCTCGACTTTCGCGGCCAACCGCTCGTCTTGCGCTCGGCGACGGGCAACCCCGCGGACTGCATCATCGACTGCGCGGATGCGAAGCCGCACATCGGCGTCTACTTCCACTCCGGCGAGGACAGCAGCACGGTGCTGGACGGCTTCACGATCCAGCACGGCATGGCAACGCATGAGGTGGACTTCCCCCCCTCCCCAGCGGGCGGCGGCATCTTCTGCAGCCTCTCGCGGCCCTTGCTCAAGAACCTGATCCTGCGCCTGAATAGCGCGCCCAGCCATGGCATGGGCGCCGGCTTCGCGAGCGACGGCTACGTCTTCAGCGCCGGCCCGATCCTGCGCGACTGTGTGATCGAGAAGAACTCGCCCGGCGGTGTCTTCGTCTACGGCACGGCGCGCTTCGAGCGCTGCCGGATCCAGTGGGACATCGGCGGGGGTATTCACCTGTTCTGGGGCAAGGCAGACTTCATCGACTGCATCATTGCCGGTGACGCTGTCTACCCCGTCGGCGGTGGCGAGGGCATCGCGTTCCGCAACTGCGCCATCGCCGCACCCTTCGACAGCCACCACGGTGCAACCGTCAGCTTCTTCGACTGCACGCTCATCGGCCATCGCCTCCACTTCTCCGAGAACTCCCTCGCCTTCTACCGCTGCACCATCAGTGACTGCCCCGACGGCGCTGTCGACACCTACTACGGTTTCTCGCTGACGGCCGAGGACTGCCTCTTCGTCAACAATCAGACTTCCACGACGGGCGGCGCCATCCGACTCGGTCCCTGGGACCTCGCCACCATCAGGCGAACTCGCTTCGTGAACAACTCCGCCGCTGGGCGGGGCGGCGCCGTCGACATCGGTGGCGCCGACTCGGCCCAGTTCATCGACTGCGAATTCCTGGGCAACACCGCCGGCGGCGGCGAAGGCGGCGGCGCCATCGCCTCGCGCTCCGACTCGGGCCCGCAGCTCACGGGCTGCACCCTGGTCGGCAACAGCGCGCTGGGCGGCGCGCCGGGCGGTGCGATCTCGTTCATCAACTGGGAGACGGCGCCCCGCCTCAGCGACTGCCTGATCGCCGGCAACACCAGCGAAGGCGCGGGCGGCGCGCTCTATCTGGCCGGCGATGCTAACGGCGCGCCCGCGCTGCGCATCCAGGGCAGCACGCTCGCCGCCAATCGCGCGGGCACGGTGGGCGGCGCGATTGCCACGGATCCCGCGCTCTCGCTCGCGACACTCCAGTGCGACAGCACGCTCATCTGGCAGAACTGCGCGGGAACGGCTGGCGACCAGCTCTTCCTCGGCAGCACAGGGGTCGCGGCCGGCTTCGCCTGCTCGGTCGTCGATTCGTCCGGCGTGAGCGGAGGGACCGTGAGCTACGGCCCCGGCACGGGCTTCGCGGATCCGCGCTTCTGTCTGGCACCCGACTGCGAGGAGGCACCCTTCACCGAGACCGAGGGCTTCGCGCTCGAAGCCGGCTCCTACTGCCTGCCTGCGCACAACCCCTGCGGCGTGCAGATCGGCGCGCTCGGCCAGGGCTGCACGCTGACGGCCCTGCCCGGCGACGCCGCGCCCGGCCCCGCGCGGCTCGCGCAGAACTACCCCAATCCCTTCAACGCCTCGACGCGCCTGGACTTCACCCTCGCCGCGCCGGGTCCCGTCACGCTGAGCATCTTCGATGCCGCGGGCCGCGAGCGCGCCGTGCTGCTCGCCGGCGCCTCGCTCGGCGCTGGCCCCCATCGCCTCGACTGGGACGGCCGCGACCGCGAGGGCCGGTCCCTGCCCTCGGGCGTCTACCTCTGCCGGCTGTGCACGGCGGACGGTACGCTCAGCCGCAAGCTCGTCCTCGTCGAGTAG
- a CDS encoding isoprenylcysteine carboxylmethyltransferase family protein — protein MADLERPPWWRGARGEWLVVAQIALMLLVLLGPRSVDGLPGWPAAQARGWQVAGLVLAALGAALFVAGALRLGRGLTPLPHPKAGAALVQGGAYAIVRHPLYSGGLAIALGWALSVRGWLTLGYVLALFLLLDHKSRREERWLVAKHPEYAAYKKRVRRLIPFIY, from the coding sequence ATGGCCGATCTTGAACGACCGCCCTGGTGGCGCGGCGCGCGCGGCGAGTGGTTGGTCGTCGCGCAGATCGCGCTCATGCTGCTCGTGCTGCTCGGCCCGCGGAGCGTGGACGGCCTGCCCGGCTGGCCGGCGGCGCAGGCGCGCGGCTGGCAGGTGGCCGGCTTGGTTCTGGCCGCGCTCGGCGCCGCGCTCTTCGTGGCGGGAGCGCTGCGCCTGGGGCGCGGGCTGACGCCGCTGCCGCATCCCAAGGCGGGAGCGGCGCTGGTTCAGGGCGGCGCCTATGCGATCGTGCGGCATCCGCTCTACAGCGGCGGCCTGGCGATCGCGCTCGGCTGGGCGCTCAGCGTGCGCGGCTGGCTCACGCTCGGCTACGTGCTCGCGCTCTTCCTGCTCCTGGACCACAAGTCGCGGCGCGAGGAGCGCTGGCTCGTCGCGAAGCACCCTGAGTACGCCGCCTACAAGAAGCGCGTGCGGCGGCTGATCCCGTTCATCTACTGA